In Acropora muricata isolate sample 2 chromosome 11, ASM3666990v1, whole genome shotgun sequence, one DNA window encodes the following:
- the LOC136889939 gene encoding uncharacterized protein, with protein sequence MAWKLRSRVKLSYVLVTFLYAVLLLMYVFLTTFPENFTRFTILRNSVMVCDDGDSTAVSMDSLPKATSAHISFLPILDFNDLGIKKTKLLLLIIVSTAPQRVARRHAIRDTWWKHCTGNQVKCVFVTDGFIKDNAQRDLIIQERSKYKDIELQPLLGWEFGLRFLSQIRWAFAKFDFQYFLRIDDDYFLCLKRLLADLPRRPKQNLVWGSFHCEAGITWVDEAFMIFTPDIIDKFLSQNESTRLCHPFADQQIGIWLNDIPTRHLVHDSRLYDPVAPASVSPQFSDVTNVCDSYLGIHRTYVDKMRYFGINSNDGMKNESAFPAFSTFCGVRKFDYRVFRPRWRYEPKLCKDFPTWDTSKQIYLGRENKI encoded by the exons ATGGCTTGGAAGCTCCGATCACGAGTGAAGCTGTCGTATGTTCTGGTAACTTTTTTATACGCTGTGCTCCTCTTGATGTATGTGTTTCTCACAACTTTTCCCGAAAACTTCACGCGATTCACAATTTTACGAAATTCAGTTATGGTGTGTGATGACGGAGATTCAACAGCTGTGAGCATGGACTCGCTTCCTAAAGCAACTTCAGCCCACATAAGTTTCCTGCCAATTTTAGATTTCAATGACCTAGGAATCAAAAAGACGAAATTACTCTTGTTGATCATTGTGAGTACAGCACCACAGAGAGTTGCGAGAAGACATGCAATAAGAGACACGTGGTGGAAGCACTGTACAGGAAATCAG GTAAAATGTGTCTTCGTAACCGATGGATTTATCAAGGACAATGCACAACGCGACCTTATTATTCAAGAAAGAAGTAAATACAAGGATATTGAACTACAGCCACTCCTGGGATGGGAGTTTGGACTGCGATTCCTCAGTCAAATTAGATGGGCGTTTGCTAAGTTTgactttcaatattttcttagAATAGACGatgattattttctttgtttaaagagACTTCTTGCTGACCTACCCAGGCGACCAAAACAAAATCTGGTCTGGGGGAGTTTCCACTGCGAGGCAGGAATAACATGGGTAGATGAAGCGTTCATGATATTTACCCCGGACATCATCGATAAATTCTTGTCTCAAAACGAAAGCACACGGCTGTGTCATCCGTTTGCCGATCAGCAGATTGGCATTTGGTTAAATGACATTCCAACAAGGCACTTAGTTCATGATTCAAGATTATATGACCCCGTCGCTCCAGCTTCGGTTTCTCCGCAGTTTAGCGACGTCACAAACGTTTGTGACTCGTATTTGGGGATACACCGTACTTACGTCGACAAAATGCGATATTTTGGCATAAATTCGAATGATGGCATGAAAAACGAAAGCGCGTTCCCCgctttttcaactttttgtgGAGTAAGGAAGTTTGATTATCGTGTATTTCGCCCTCGTTGGCGTTATGAGCCGAAACTTTGCAAAGACTTTCCAACTTGGGACACTAGTAAGCAGATTTATCTTGGTCGTGAAAATAAAATCTAG
- the LOC136889935 gene encoding zinc finger protein 330 homolog isoform X3 — MPKKKTGARKKSDRQKERLRGIREARERPITEYFCNVTMECDKCKRRQKNRAFCYFCASMQKLPICGSCGKTKCMAKTGDCVVKHGTTFTTGFGMVGAICDFCEAFVCHSKKCLTTHACECALRGGECIECERGVWEHGGRLFVCSYCHSFLCEDDQFEHQAKCQILESETFKCGSCNKLGQYSCLKCKACYCDDHVKRKGIKYTRGQPIPCPKCGSNTKETKELSMSTRNYSYARRRNEVWDDDDDYDDYGASGFSYGTSGFSYGTSGFSYGTSGYAQGTSHYRKDAGKDDNDSVDEDADEESEVDDDAEEEKDIGDELLQLKVEDD; from the exons ATGCCTAAGAAAAAGACTGGAGCACGAAAGAAATCAGACAGGCAGAAGGAAAGACTAAGAGGAATAAGAGAAGCTCGGGAACGGCCAATTACTGAGTATTTCTGCAATGTGACAATG gaaTGCGATAAGTGTAAAAG ACGACAAAAAAACCGAGCCTTTTGTTACTTCTGTGCATCAATGCAGAAGTTACCAATATGTGGGAGTTGTG GCAAAACAAAATGTATGGCTAAGACAGGGGACTGTGTTGTAAAACATGGAACAACTTTTACAACTGGATTTGGAATGGTG GGAGCTATTTGTGACTTTTGTGAGGCTTTTGTCTGTCACAGCAAGAAGTGTCTGACGACACATGCATGTGAATGTGCACTGAGGGGTGGTGAATGTATTGAGTGTGAAAGAGGGGTCTGGGAACATG GTGGTCGGTTGTTTGTTTGCTCTTATTGCCACTCATTTTTATGTGAAGATGACCAATTTGAACATCAGGCCAAATGCCAAATATTGGAGTCTGAAACATTCAAAT GTGGTTCCTGTAACAAGCTTGGCCAATATTCCTGTCTCAAATGCAAG GCATGTTATTGTGATGATCATGTAAAAAGGAAAGGGATCAAATACACAAGAGGCCAACCCATTCCTTGCCCAAAGTGTGGGAGCAACACAAAGGAAACCAAGGAACTTAGCATGTCAA CGAGGAATTACTCCTACGCTCGGCGTAGAAACGAAGTCtgggatgatgatgatgattacgaTGATTACGGGGCAAGTGGGTTCAGCTACGGGACGAGTGGGTTCAGCTACGGGACGAGTGGGTTCAGCTACGGGACGAGTGGTTACGCTCAAGGGACATCGCATTACAGAAAGGACGCAGGGAAGGATGATAATGACAGTGTGGACGAAGATGCAGATGAAGAAAGCGAAGTGGACGATGACGCGGAGGAGGAAAAAGATATCGGTGATGAATTATTGCAACTCAAAGTGGAAGATGACTAG
- the LOC136889935 gene encoding zinc finger protein 330 homolog isoform X6, with protein MECDKCERRQKNRAFCYFCASMQKLPICGSCGKTKCMAKTGDCVVKHGTTFTTGFGMVGAICDFCEAFVCHSKKCLTTHACECALRGGECIECERGVWEHGGRLFVCSYCHSFLCEDDQFEHQAKCQILESETFKCGSCNKLGQYSCLKCKACYCDDHVKRKGIKYTRGQPIPCPKCGSNTKETKELSMSTRNYSYARRRNEVWDDDDDYDDYGASGFSYGTSGFSYGTSGFSYGTSGYAQGTSHYRKDAGKDDNDSVDEDADEESEVDDDAEEEKDIGDELLQLKVEDD; from the exons ACGACAAAAAAACCGAGCCTTTTGTTACTTCTGTGCATCAATGCAGAAGTTACCAATATGTGGGAGTTGTG GCAAAACAAAATGTATGGCTAAGACAGGGGACTGTGTTGTAAAACATGGAACAACTTTTACAACTGGATTTGGAATGGTG GGAGCTATTTGTGACTTTTGTGAGGCTTTTGTCTGTCACAGCAAGAAGTGTCTGACGACACATGCATGTGAATGTGCACTGAGGGGTGGTGAATGTATTGAGTGTGAAAGAGGGGTCTGGGAACATG GTGGTCGGTTGTTTGTTTGCTCTTATTGCCACTCATTTTTATGTGAAGATGACCAATTTGAACATCAGGCCAAATGCCAAATATTGGAGTCTGAAACATTCAAAT GTGGTTCCTGTAACAAGCTTGGCCAATATTCCTGTCTCAAATGCAAG GCATGTTATTGTGATGATCATGTAAAAAGGAAAGGGATCAAATACACAAGAGGCCAACCCATTCCTTGCCCAAAGTGTGGGAGCAACACAAAGGAAACCAAGGAACTTAGCATGTCAA CGAGGAATTACTCCTACGCTCGGCGTAGAAACGAAGTCtgggatgatgatgatgattacgaTGATTACGGGGCAAGTGGGTTCAGCTACGGGACGAGTGGGTTCAGCTACGGGACGAGTGGGTTCAGCTACGGGACGAGTGGTTACGCTCAAGGGACATCGCATTACAGAAAGGACGCAGGGAAGGATGATAATGACAGTGTGGACGAAGATGCAGATGAAGAAAGCGAAGTGGACGATGACGCGGAGGAGGAAAAAGATATCGGTGATGAATTATTGCAACTCAAAGTGGAAGATGACTAG
- the LOC136889935 gene encoding zinc finger protein 330 homolog isoform X7 — MQKLPICGSCGKTKCMAKTGDCVVKHGTTFTTGFGMVGAICDFCEAFVCHSKKCLTTHACECALRGGECIECERGVWEHGGRLFVCSYCHSFLCEDDQFEHQAKCQILESETFKCGSCNKLGQYSCLKCKACYCDDHVKRKGIKYTRGQPIPCPKCGSNTKETKELSMSTRNYSYARRRNEVWDDDDDYDDYGASGFSYGTSGFSYGTSGFSYGTSGYAQGTSHYRKDAGKDDNDSVDEDADEESEVDDDAEEEKDIGDELLQLKVEDD, encoded by the exons GGCAAAACAAAATGTATGGCTAAGACAGGGGACTGTGTTGTAAAACATGGAACAACTTTTACAACTGGATTTGGAATGGTG GGAGCTATTTGTGACTTTTGTGAGGCTTTTGTCTGTCACAGCAAGAAGTGTCTGACGACACATGCATGTGAATGTGCACTGAGGGGTGGTGAATGTATTGAGTGTGAAAGAGGGGTCTGGGAACATG GTGGTCGGTTGTTTGTTTGCTCTTATTGCCACTCATTTTTATGTGAAGATGACCAATTTGAACATCAGGCCAAATGCCAAATATTGGAGTCTGAAACATTCAAAT GTGGTTCCTGTAACAAGCTTGGCCAATATTCCTGTCTCAAATGCAAG GCATGTTATTGTGATGATCATGTAAAAAGGAAAGGGATCAAATACACAAGAGGCCAACCCATTCCTTGCCCAAAGTGTGGGAGCAACACAAAGGAAACCAAGGAACTTAGCATGTCAA CGAGGAATTACTCCTACGCTCGGCGTAGAAACGAAGTCtgggatgatgatgatgattacgaTGATTACGGGGCAAGTGGGTTCAGCTACGGGACGAGTGGGTTCAGCTACGGGACGAGTGGGTTCAGCTACGGGACGAGTGGTTACGCTCAAGGGACATCGCATTACAGAAAGGACGCAGGGAAGGATGATAATGACAGTGTGGACGAAGATGCAGATGAAGAAAGCGAAGTGGACGATGACGCGGAGGAGGAAAAAGATATCGGTGATGAATTATTGCAACTCAAAGTGGAAGATGACTAG